In a genomic window of Streptomyces katrae:
- a CDS encoding AMP-binding protein, with amino-acid sequence MELKPSAHTDTFARDNLPPAHAWPQLLFELPELAYPDRLNCGAELLDATIGRFGPDRPAFRSGSGEVWSYGELRARVDRLAHALTADLGVVPGNRVLLRGPTGPWLAACWLAVMKAGAVAVTVLAQQRAQELATVCAMARVRHAVCHTDALDDLARAAVPGLRITPYGGDSPDDLLRLAESHSAPYPAVETSADDVALIAFTSGTTGRPKGCMHFHRDLLAVADTFSRTVLRPRPDDVFAGSPPLGFTFGLGGLVVFPLRAGACALLLEEAAPRRLLPALAEHRVSVLFTAPTAYRSMLDTLGPYDTGAYDLSALRRCVSAGENLPAATWQAWYERTGLRIINGIGATELLHIFISAADEDIRPGTTGRAVPGWQARVVDPSGRPVPDNEPGLLAVRGPVGCRYLADPRQGDYVRDGWNLTGDTYVRDPDGYFRYVARADDMIISSGYNIAGPEVEEALLRHPDVAEAAVVGRPDERRGQIVVAYTVPREGAVLTEEELRTFMKGELAPHKCPRSFVFLPALPRTPTGKLQRFRLRDLE; translated from the coding sequence TTGGAGCTCAAGCCTTCCGCCCACACCGACACCTTCGCGCGTGACAACCTGCCGCCCGCCCACGCCTGGCCGCAGCTCCTCTTCGAGCTGCCCGAACTGGCCTATCCGGACCGGCTCAACTGCGGCGCCGAACTGCTCGACGCCACCATCGGCCGGTTCGGGCCGGACCGGCCCGCCTTCCGCAGCGGCTCGGGCGAGGTGTGGTCCTACGGAGAGCTCCGCGCACGCGTGGACCGCCTCGCCCACGCCCTCACCGCCGACCTCGGCGTGGTCCCCGGCAACCGGGTGCTGCTGCGCGGGCCCACCGGGCCCTGGCTCGCCGCCTGCTGGCTGGCCGTGATGAAGGCGGGCGCGGTGGCCGTCACCGTACTGGCCCAGCAGCGCGCCCAGGAACTGGCGACGGTGTGCGCCATGGCCCGGGTCCGGCACGCCGTCTGCCACACCGACGCCCTCGACGACCTGGCCAGGGCAGCGGTGCCGGGGCTGCGGATCACCCCCTACGGCGGGGACTCCCCCGACGACCTCCTGCGGCTGGCCGAGTCCCACTCCGCCCCCTACCCCGCCGTCGAGACCTCCGCCGACGACGTGGCCCTCATCGCCTTCACCTCCGGGACCACGGGCCGTCCCAAGGGCTGCATGCACTTCCACCGCGACCTCCTCGCCGTCGCCGACACCTTCTCCCGTACCGTCCTCAGACCCCGCCCCGACGACGTCTTCGCCGGCAGTCCGCCCCTCGGCTTCACCTTCGGCCTCGGCGGACTGGTCGTCTTCCCGCTGCGGGCCGGGGCCTGCGCCCTGCTGCTGGAGGAGGCCGCACCCCGCCGCCTGCTGCCCGCCCTCGCCGAGCACCGGGTCAGCGTCCTGTTCACGGCCCCCACCGCCTACCGCTCGATGCTGGACACCCTGGGCCCCTACGACACCGGCGCCTACGACCTGTCCGCGCTGCGCCGCTGCGTCTCCGCCGGCGAGAACCTGCCCGCCGCCACCTGGCAGGCCTGGTACGAGCGCACCGGTTTGCGGATCATCAACGGCATCGGGGCCACCGAGCTGCTGCACATCTTCATCTCCGCCGCCGACGAGGACATCCGCCCCGGCACCACCGGCCGTGCCGTCCCCGGCTGGCAGGCCCGCGTGGTGGACCCCTCCGGCCGGCCCGTGCCCGACAACGAGCCCGGGCTGCTGGCCGTCCGCGGACCGGTCGGGTGCCGCTATCTGGCCGACCCCCGCCAGGGTGATTACGTCCGCGACGGCTGGAACCTGACCGGCGACACCTACGTCCGCGACCCCGACGGCTACTTTCGCTACGTCGCCCGCGCCGACGACATGATCATCTCCTCGGGCTACAACATCGCGGGCCCGGAGGTGGAGGAGGCGCTGCTGCGCCATCCCGACGTGGCAGAGGCCGCGGTCGTGGGCCGGCCCGACGAACGGCGCGGGCAGATCGTGGTGGCCTACACCGTGCCGCGCGAGGGGGCCGTGCTCACGGAGGAGGAGCTGCGGACCTTCATGAAGGGGGAGCTGGCCCCCCACAAATGCCCGCGGTCCTTCGTCTTCCTGCCCGCACTGCCGCGTACACCCACCGGCAAGCTCCAACGGTTCCGGCTGCGCGATCTAGAGTGA
- a CDS encoding acyl-CoA dehydrogenase family protein, which produces MAGFALGVEQEQWCGQLRALAERRLRPLAEKGEPGRVNRPLLAELGELGLLERVFSSGALDLCLLRESLAYGCTEAETALALQGLGGHPVLRSGSAVQRERWLPGVRAGRLVAAFALSEPGAGSDAAALALAAAPDGAGWRLEGAKCWISNAPEADFYTVFARTGEAPGAKGITAFLVPADRPGLTGEGLDMLSPHPIGSLAFDGVPVGREDVLGEPGQGFRVAMETLNLFRPSVGAFAVGMARAALDATLSHTAGRTAFGGVLADLQAVGHRVAEMATRTEAARLLVYAAAGAYDDGAPDVPGRAAMAKLLATETAQYVVDHAVQLHGAVALRRGHLLEHLYREVRAPRIYEGASEVQRGIIAKELYRRVAAR; this is translated from the coding sequence ATGGCCGGATTCGCGCTCGGAGTGGAACAAGAGCAATGGTGCGGGCAGTTGCGCGCCCTCGCGGAGCGGCGGCTCAGGCCGCTCGCAGAGAAGGGCGAGCCCGGCCGGGTGAACCGGCCGCTGCTGGCGGAGCTGGGGGAACTGGGTCTGCTGGAGCGGGTCTTCTCCTCCGGCGCGCTGGATCTGTGCCTGCTGCGGGAGTCGCTTGCCTACGGGTGCACCGAGGCGGAGACGGCCCTGGCCCTCCAGGGCCTCGGGGGCCATCCGGTGCTGCGCTCGGGCAGTGCCGTCCAGCGGGAGCGGTGGCTGCCGGGGGTCCGGGCGGGGCGGCTGGTGGCGGCGTTCGCGCTGAGCGAGCCGGGCGCCGGATCCGACGCGGCGGCCCTGGCCCTGGCGGCCGCCCCGGACGGGGCCGGCTGGAGGCTGGAGGGGGCCAAGTGCTGGATCTCCAACGCCCCCGAGGCCGATTTCTACACCGTCTTCGCCCGGACGGGGGAGGCGCCGGGCGCCAAGGGCATCACCGCCTTCCTGGTCCCGGCCGACCGGCCCGGGCTGACGGGCGAGGGCCTTGACATGCTCTCGCCGCACCCGATCGGCTCCCTGGCCTTCGACGGGGTGCCCGTGGGCCGGGAGGACGTCCTGGGTGAGCCGGGGCAGGGGTTCCGGGTGGCGATGGAGACCCTGAACCTGTTCCGGCCGAGCGTGGGGGCCTTCGCGGTGGGCATGGCGCGGGCCGCGCTGGACGCCACGCTGTCCCACACCGCCGGCCGCACGGCCTTCGGCGGGGTACTGGCCGACCTCCAGGCGGTCGGGCACCGGGTGGCGGAGATGGCCACCCGTACGGAGGCCGCCCGGCTGCTCGTGTACGCGGCGGCCGGCGCCTACGACGACGGCGCGCCGGACGTGCCGGGGCGGGCGGCGATGGCCAAGCTCCTCGCGACGGAAACCGCCCAGTACGTGGTCGACCACGCCGTCCAGCTGCACGGGGCGGTCGCCCTGCGGCGGGGCCATCTGCTGGAGCACCTGTACCGGGAGGTGCGGGCGCCCAGGATCTACGAGGGGGCCAGCGAGGTGCAGCGCGGCATCATCGCCAAGGAGCTCTACCGGAGGGTGGCGGCCCGATGA
- a CDS encoding RidA family protein, with product MSPDRPGPDRINPEELSPATGFSHAVAATGGRLVFLAGQTALDGSGKVVGDTLPQQFERALANLLTALAAAGGAASDLARVTVYAVDVEDYRAHAPELGRIWRRLAGRDYPAMAVVGVVRLWDTEALVELDGIAVLP from the coding sequence ATGAGCCCCGACCGTCCCGGTCCGGACCGGATCAACCCGGAGGAGCTCTCCCCGGCGACGGGCTTCTCCCACGCCGTCGCCGCCACCGGGGGCCGGCTGGTGTTCCTGGCCGGCCAGACCGCCCTCGACGGCTCCGGCAAAGTGGTGGGTGACACCCTGCCGCAGCAGTTCGAGCGCGCCCTGGCCAATCTGCTGACGGCCCTCGCGGCGGCGGGCGGAGCCGCCTCGGACCTGGCCCGGGTGACGGTGTACGCGGTGGACGTGGAGGACTACCGCGCGCACGCCCCCGAACTGGGCCGGATCTGGCGCCGGCTCGCGGGCCGCGACTACCCGGCGATGGCGGTGGTCGGGGTGGTCCGCCTCTGGGACACCGAGGCCCTGGTGGAACTGGACGGGATCGCGGTGCTCCCGTAG
- a CDS encoding tautomerase family protein yields MPYVNVKITREGATAAQKAEIIASVTDLLVKVLDKDPATTFVLIDEVALEDWGVGGVPTEEYRRRTRA; encoded by the coding sequence ATGCCGTACGTCAACGTCAAGATCACCCGTGAAGGCGCCACCGCCGCCCAGAAGGCCGAGATCATCGCCAGCGTCACCGACCTGCTGGTCAAGGTCCTCGACAAGGACCCCGCCACCACCTTCGTCCTGATCGACGAAGTCGCCCTGGAGGACTGGGGCGTGGGCGGGGTCCCGACCGAGGAGTACCGCCGCCGGACCCGCGCCTAG
- a CDS encoding SDR family NAD(P)-dependent oxidoreductase, which yields MTDTTAPRTTALITGASSGIGLDIARAFLADGANVVLNGRDADRLAKAAAGLGHPERTARVAGAIAAPETGESLVRTALERFGRIDVLVNNAGTFAPKPFTEVTEDELDGFLTGNLKGTYLTTQAVVRALRAQGRGGSIVNIGTTLVDHAIAGFPASAPVVSKAGVHALTTSLAAELAADGIRVNLVSPGIIRTPLHAGSDVDSYGGLALLDRVGEVSEISEAVLYLAGATFVTGHALRVDGGHVTGRP from the coding sequence ATGACCGACACCACCGCCCCCCGTACCACCGCCCTGATCACCGGCGCCTCCAGCGGCATCGGCCTGGACATCGCCCGCGCCTTCCTGGCCGACGGCGCCAACGTCGTCCTCAACGGCCGGGACGCCGACCGCCTCGCCAAGGCGGCCGCCGGCCTCGGCCATCCCGAGCGCACCGCCCGGGTCGCGGGCGCCATCGCCGCGCCGGAGACGGGCGAGTCCCTGGTCCGCACGGCGCTGGAGCGCTTCGGCCGCATCGACGTACTGGTCAACAACGCCGGCACCTTCGCCCCCAAGCCCTTCACCGAGGTCACCGAGGACGAACTCGACGGCTTCCTGACCGGCAACCTCAAGGGCACCTACCTCACCACCCAGGCCGTCGTACGGGCGCTGCGCGCCCAGGGCCGGGGCGGCAGCATCGTCAACATCGGCACCACCCTGGTGGACCACGCCATCGCCGGCTTCCCGGCCTCCGCCCCGGTGGTCAGCAAGGCCGGGGTGCACGCACTGACGACGAGCCTGGCCGCCGAGCTCGCGGCCGACGGCATCCGGGTCAACCTGGTGTCGCCCGGCATCATCCGCACCCCGCTGCACGCGGGTTCCGACGTGGACTCCTACGGCGGGCTCGCCCTGCTGGACCGGGTCGGCGAGGTCTCCGAGATCTCTGAGGCGGTGCTGTACCTGGCGGGCGCCACGTTCGTCACCGGCCACGCCCTGCGGGTGGACGGCGGCCACGTCACCGGCCGCCCCTGA
- a CDS encoding LysR family transcriptional regulator, which yields MDVDLRDLELLEATAAAGSLTAAAERLYVSQPALSQRLTRLEGRLGMRLFDRQGRRLVPNAAGRRMLVAAHHILGELESATRDLREMRDGRDRRVRFTAQCSTTFPWLPPVLRAFREREPDIDVRIAAVPDDAPIPALLADQVDVALVTKPDLQMDRVTLTRLFEDEMVAVVPAGHPWASRAHLTARDFDGVDLVLYDFYDQKRIPSMPLPLPAGARPGRITTMPVVTDLVVEMVAGGQGVTVLPNWVVAPYVASHGLALVRIGAQPLTRTWFCATRPGPHPPHLEAFVEELVTRLTAPATLGATSSATA from the coding sequence ATGGATGTGGACCTGCGTGACCTGGAGCTCCTGGAAGCCACCGCCGCCGCGGGCTCCCTGACCGCCGCCGCCGAGCGGCTCTACGTCAGCCAGCCCGCCCTCAGCCAGCGGCTGACCCGCCTGGAGGGCCGTCTCGGGATGCGGCTCTTCGACCGGCAGGGCCGCCGCCTGGTGCCCAATGCGGCGGGCCGCCGGATGCTCGTCGCGGCCCACCACATCCTGGGCGAACTGGAGTCGGCCACCCGCGACCTGCGGGAGATGCGCGACGGCCGCGACCGGCGGGTGCGCTTCACCGCCCAGTGCAGCACCACCTTCCCGTGGCTGCCGCCCGTACTGCGCGCCTTCCGCGAACGCGAGCCGGACATCGACGTGCGGATCGCGGCCGTGCCCGACGACGCCCCGATCCCGGCCCTGCTCGCCGACCAGGTGGACGTCGCGCTGGTCACCAAGCCGGACCTGCAGATGGACCGGGTCACCCTGACCCGGCTCTTCGAGGACGAGATGGTGGCGGTGGTGCCCGCCGGACACCCGTGGGCCTCCCGCGCGCACCTGACCGCCCGTGACTTCGACGGCGTCGACCTGGTCCTCTACGACTTCTACGACCAGAAGCGCATCCCCTCGATGCCGCTGCCGCTCCCCGCCGGGGCCCGGCCCGGCCGGATCACCACGATGCCCGTGGTGACCGACCTGGTGGTCGAGATGGTGGCGGGCGGCCAGGGGGTGACGGTGCTGCCGAACTGGGTGGTGGCCCCGTACGTCGCCTCGCACGGGCTCGCGCTGGTCCGCATCGGGGCGCAGCCGCTGACCCGGACCTGGTTCTGCGCCACCCGCCCCGGCCCGCATCCGCCCCACCTCGAGGCGTTCGTGGAGGAGCTCGTCACCCGGCTCACGGCCCCCGCGACGCTCGGGGCCACCTCCTCCGCGACGGCTTAG
- a CDS encoding aminopeptidase P family protein, translating to MTDTPSRLNTGSHDLPVSAELSRFMAGNWAPSPLPAGSRVTAYEVTPARRARLSARFPGERLIVPAGELRVRSNDSDFRFRPHSAYAWLTGLTGEDQVGHVLVLEPAGAHGHEPVLYLRPRSDRSDGTEEFYRDRRYGEFWVGRRPDLAEAERLTGLRCAHLDALGAPTGRNAATDPALASALSELRLVKDAWEVDQLQLAVDHTTAGFEDVVRALPAALDHPRGERWIEGVFNLRARAEGNGLGYETIAASGAHACVLHWIRNDGRLNRDELLLLDGGVETDSLYTADITRTLPLSGRFSPVQKQVYELVLAAQEAGIAALRPGASFRDFHRAGMRVIAEGLAEWGVLKDAEGDLHRRYTLCSSGHMLGLDVHDCAQARAGTYLDGVLEEGQVLTVEPGLYLQPDDETLPVELRGMGVRIEDDLVITSDGARLMSGALPRTVAGIEEWMGTLLDAR from the coding sequence GTGACCGACACCCCCTCCCGCCTGAACACCGGCAGCCACGACCTCCCGGTATCCGCAGAGTTGTCCCGCTTCATGGCGGGGAACTGGGCGCCCTCGCCCCTGCCGGCCGGCTCCCGGGTGACCGCGTACGAGGTCACCCCCGCCCGGCGCGCCCGGCTCTCCGCCCGCTTCCCCGGCGAGCGGCTGATCGTCCCGGCCGGCGAGCTGAGGGTCCGCTCCAACGACAGCGACTTCCGCTTCCGTCCGCACAGCGCGTACGCCTGGCTCACCGGGCTGACGGGCGAGGACCAGGTGGGCCACGTCCTGGTCCTGGAGCCCGCCGGGGCGCACGGCCACGAGCCCGTCCTCTACCTGCGCCCCCGCTCCGACCGCTCCGACGGCACCGAGGAGTTCTACCGGGACCGGCGCTACGGCGAGTTCTGGGTGGGCCGCCGCCCCGACCTCGCCGAGGCCGAGCGGCTGACCGGCTTGCGCTGCGCCCACCTCGACGCGCTCGGCGCCCCCACGGGACGCAACGCCGCCACCGACCCGGCGCTGGCCTCCGCCCTGTCGGAGCTGCGGCTCGTCAAGGACGCCTGGGAGGTCGACCAGCTCCAGCTCGCCGTCGACCACACCACCGCAGGGTTCGAGGACGTCGTACGGGCCCTGCCCGCCGCCCTCGACCACCCGCGTGGCGAGCGCTGGATCGAGGGCGTCTTCAACCTGCGGGCCCGCGCCGAGGGCAACGGCCTCGGCTACGAGACCATCGCCGCCTCAGGCGCGCACGCCTGCGTGCTGCACTGGATCCGCAACGACGGCCGCCTGAACCGCGACGAACTGCTGCTGCTGGACGGGGGCGTGGAGACCGACAGCCTCTACACCGCCGACATCACCCGCACCCTGCCGCTGTCCGGACGCTTCTCCCCCGTGCAGAAGCAGGTCTACGAGCTGGTGCTCGCCGCTCAGGAGGCCGGCATCGCCGCGCTCCGGCCCGGCGCGAGCTTCCGCGACTTCCACCGGGCCGGGATGCGCGTCATCGCCGAGGGTCTCGCCGAGTGGGGCGTGCTCAAGGACGCCGAGGGCGACCTGCACCGGCGCTACACCCTGTGCAGCAGCGGCCACATGCTCGGCCTCGACGTCCACGACTGCGCCCAGGCGCGCGCCGGCACCTACCTGGACGGCGTGCTGGAGGAGGGCCAGGTCCTCACGGTCGAGCCGGGCCTCTACCTCCAGCCGGACGACGAGACCCTCCCCGTCGAACTGCGCGGCATGGGCGTGCGCATCGAGGACGACCTGGTCATCACCTCCGACGGGGCCCGCCTGATGTCCGGCGCCCTGCCGCGCACGGTCGCCGGCATCGAGGAGTGGATGGGCACCCTCCTGGACGCCCGCTGA
- a CDS encoding collagenase, which produces MSQHRAVRTSLLSAAVTVTLLATAGQAVTQAAERGTPAAVPAASAPAAFAAGPAAAPNPFDEVDRLADAKQLAPAPAPAPGGKSVADNRIPGAADAAPGADKSRKAATAQAAPTAKSVAAGVPCTLDGITKLSPEQFADFLGDPAVTADGCLRNLIWTWDARLAPVMSDAHVQAVSRRISSLSAAHDGRDSSHLEEMFTYLHAVVYHDYSRTEIDVTDAPTVDAMRQAIADFAGAAHTFDVTASNARTLREALYAGSAPGLRQHQLGLIKKVLATLDASHPATNQDASWGGAALAALSVNYLGVYPGNNDAAFQAAVKADPAYRALFKAFAGYGHLKGGANAWAARDALGEYGRFGQVDGLKDQITADLGALLEPVKSTWGNSSEQWAKLVSWLNFYEACKPYGVCKEDIEKQLFPYTYTYDNGGIKVRTALDRATVDQLYYASKQVKTQFHRVLGTDQPLAGDPNTTLNIVLYASRADYVNYQPILTGYGTNNGGIYIENGATFYTYQRRVPQDSSLTLEELFRHEYTHYLNGRFAVPGFFGQGDWYQGDRTTAMDEGTAEFFDGSTRDNGIAVRKSLVRGIISDTSGGGPRMSIDQLLHATYDGDGFRFYNYAGTFFEFLWTEKPSLLREMYGYLRANDVAGFDAWRNRMGADTYLQRDYNRFLDAQIAKVDQLYVPNTTFTANDQLRDSALASVKSSFASATYNTPDCVENGDPGKRRFTCTGRITANLKNWRSDDQNFKDMSETVDYFILDRAGAASNNLADMNCSFGPVEIWSSKAAGTSSYSCEGPLRS; this is translated from the coding sequence GTGTCCCAGCACAGAGCTGTGCGTACGTCTCTCCTCTCCGCCGCCGTCACGGTCACCCTCCTCGCCACCGCGGGCCAGGCAGTGACCCAGGCCGCCGAGCGGGGCACCCCCGCCGCCGTACCCGCCGCGTCGGCGCCCGCCGCCTTCGCCGCCGGTCCGGCCGCCGCGCCGAACCCCTTCGACGAGGTCGACCGCCTCGCCGACGCCAAGCAGCTCGCCCCGGCCCCCGCCCCGGCACCCGGCGGCAAGTCCGTCGCCGACAACCGGATTCCCGGCGCCGCCGACGCGGCCCCCGGGGCCGACAAGAGCCGCAAGGCGGCCACCGCCCAGGCCGCGCCCACCGCCAAGAGCGTCGCCGCGGGCGTCCCCTGCACCCTTGACGGGATCACCAAGCTCAGCCCGGAGCAGTTCGCCGACTTCCTCGGCGACCCGGCCGTCACCGCCGACGGCTGCCTGCGCAACCTCATATGGACCTGGGACGCGCGCCTCGCGCCCGTCATGTCCGACGCCCACGTCCAGGCCGTCTCCCGCCGGATATCCAGCCTGTCCGCCGCCCACGACGGACGTGACTCCTCCCACCTGGAGGAGATGTTCACCTACCTGCACGCCGTGGTGTACCACGACTACTCGCGCACCGAGATCGACGTCACCGACGCCCCCACCGTCGACGCCATGCGCCAGGCCATCGCCGACTTCGCGGGCGCCGCCCACACCTTCGACGTCACGGCCTCCAACGCCCGCACCCTGCGCGAGGCCCTCTACGCGGGCAGCGCGCCCGGCCTGCGCCAGCACCAGCTCGGCCTGATCAAGAAGGTCCTGGCCACCCTGGACGCCTCCCACCCGGCCACCAACCAGGACGCCTCCTGGGGCGGCGCCGCCCTCGCGGCCCTCTCCGTCAACTACCTGGGCGTCTACCCGGGCAACAACGACGCCGCCTTCCAGGCCGCGGTCAAGGCCGACCCCGCCTACCGCGCCCTCTTCAAGGCCTTCGCCGGCTACGGCCACCTCAAGGGCGGCGCCAACGCCTGGGCCGCCCGCGACGCCCTCGGCGAGTACGGCCGCTTCGGCCAGGTCGACGGCCTCAAGGACCAGATCACGGCCGACCTCGGCGCCCTCCTCGAACCGGTCAAGTCCACCTGGGGCAACAGCAGCGAGCAGTGGGCCAAGCTGGTCTCCTGGCTCAACTTCTACGAGGCGTGCAAGCCGTACGGGGTGTGCAAGGAGGACATCGAGAAGCAGCTCTTCCCGTACACCTACACCTACGACAACGGCGGCATCAAGGTCCGCACGGCCCTCGACCGGGCCACCGTCGACCAGCTCTACTACGCGAGCAAGCAGGTCAAGACCCAGTTCCACCGTGTCCTGGGCACCGACCAGCCGCTCGCCGGCGACCCCAACACCACGCTGAACATCGTGCTCTACGCCTCCCGCGCGGACTACGTGAACTACCAGCCGATCCTGACCGGGTACGGCACCAACAACGGCGGCATCTACATCGAGAACGGCGCCACCTTCTACACCTACCAGCGCCGCGTCCCCCAGGACTCCTCCCTCACCCTGGAAGAGCTCTTCCGCCACGAGTACACGCACTACCTCAACGGCCGCTTCGCCGTCCCCGGCTTCTTCGGCCAGGGCGACTGGTACCAGGGCGACCGCACCACCGCCATGGACGAGGGCACCGCCGAGTTCTTCGACGGCTCCACCCGCGACAACGGCATCGCCGTCCGCAAGTCCCTGGTCAGGGGCATCATCAGCGACACCTCCGGCGGCGGCCCGCGCATGAGCATCGACCAGCTCCTGCACGCCACCTACGACGGCGACGGCTTCCGCTTCTACAACTACGCGGGCACGTTCTTCGAGTTCCTGTGGACCGAGAAGCCCTCCCTGCTGCGGGAGATGTACGGCTACCTGCGCGCCAACGACGTCGCCGGCTTCGACGCCTGGCGCAACCGCATGGGCGCGGACACCTACCTCCAGCGCGACTACAACCGCTTCCTGGACGCCCAGATCGCCAAGGTGGACCAGCTCTACGTCCCGAACACCACCTTCACGGCCAACGACCAGCTGCGGGACTCCGCGCTCGCGTCGGTGAAGTCCTCCTTCGCGTCGGCGACGTACAACACGCCGGACTGCGTGGAGAACGGCGACCCCGGCAAGCGCCGCTTCACCTGTACGGGCCGGATCACCGCGAACCTGAAGAACTGGCGCAGCGACGACCAGAACTTCAAGGACATGTCCGAGACGGTCGACTACTTCATCCTCGACCGGGCCGGCGCGGCCTCCAACAACCTGGCCGACATGAACTGTTCCTTCGGGCCGGTGGAGATCTGGAGCAGCAAGGCGGCGGGCACCTCCTCCTACAGCTGTGAGGGCCCCCTCCGAAGCTGA
- a CDS encoding NAD(P)/FAD-dependent oxidoreductase — translation MDVVIIGAGVVGAACAYYASRSGLSVAVVDRGPVAGGTTGAGEGNLLVSDKEAGPELDLALLSTRLWQELSAELPRAVEYEPKGGLVVAPDETTLKALRHFAEGQRAAGVVANEVATLHDLEPHLAPGLAGGFHYPQDAQVQPALAAAHLLKASGATVYLNEEVTGLLLKAGTVQGVRTARRTLHAPAVVNAAGTWAGRIAELAGTTLPVLPRRGFVLVTEPLPRLIRHKVYAADYIADVASDSASLQSSAVVEGTPAGPVLIGATRERVGFDRTLSTDALRRLAAQAAALFPVLADIRVMRTYHGFRPYLPDHLPAIGPDSRVPGLLHACGHEGAGIGLAPATGRLIAAALTRTDPPLPLTPYRPDRFAP, via the coding sequence ATGGACGTCGTGATCATTGGCGCCGGCGTCGTCGGAGCCGCGTGCGCGTACTACGCGAGCCGCTCCGGTCTCTCCGTGGCAGTGGTGGACCGGGGCCCCGTGGCAGGCGGCACCACCGGCGCGGGCGAGGGCAACCTGCTCGTCTCCGACAAGGAGGCGGGGCCGGAGCTCGACCTGGCCCTCCTCTCCACCCGCCTCTGGCAGGAGCTGTCCGCCGAACTGCCCCGGGCCGTCGAGTACGAGCCCAAGGGCGGCCTCGTGGTGGCCCCCGACGAGACCACCCTCAAGGCCCTGCGCCACTTCGCCGAGGGCCAGCGCGCCGCGGGGGTCGTCGCCAACGAGGTCGCGACCCTGCACGACCTGGAACCCCACCTGGCCCCGGGCCTGGCGGGCGGCTTCCACTACCCCCAGGACGCCCAGGTCCAGCCGGCCCTGGCGGCGGCCCACCTCCTGAAGGCCTCGGGCGCCACGGTGTACCTGAACGAAGAGGTCACCGGACTCCTCCTGAAGGCGGGCACCGTCCAGGGGGTGCGCACCGCACGCCGTACCCTCCACGCGCCCGCGGTCGTCAACGCGGCGGGGACCTGGGCGGGCCGGATCGCCGAACTCGCGGGAACCACCCTCCCCGTCCTCCCCCGCCGGGGCTTCGTCCTGGTGACGGAACCTCTTCCCCGGCTCATCCGCCACAAGGTCTACGCGGCGGACTACATCGCGGACGTGGCCAGCGACTCGGCGTCCCTCCAGTCCTCCGCGGTGGTCGAGGGCACCCCCGCGGGCCCGGTCCTGATCGGCGCCACCCGCGAACGGGTCGGCTTCGACCGCACCCTCTCCACCGACGCCCTGCGCCGGCTGGCCGCCCAGGCCGCCGCCCTCTTCCCGGTCCTGGCGGACATCCGCGTGATGCGCACCTACCACGGCTTCCGCCCCTACCTGCCGGACCACCTTCCGGCCATCGGGCCGGACTCCCGGGTCCCGGGCCTCCTCCACGCCTGCGGCCACGAGGGCGCGGGCATCGGCCTGGCCCCGGCAACGGGCCGGCTGATCGCGGCGGCCCTGACACGAACGGACCCACCGCTCCCGCTGACCCCCTACCGGCCGGACCGCTTCGCCCCGTGA
- a CDS encoding (2Fe-2S)-binding protein produces MRSPRELVGGSPAATYPIAFDGRELPAQEGQTVAAVLWAAGILAWRSTRQGGTPRGAFCGIGSCYDCLVTVNGRPNQRACLVPARPGDTVTTQEGTGHADLAV; encoded by the coding sequence ATGCGCAGCCCCCGCGAGCTGGTCGGCGGCAGCCCGGCGGCCACGTACCCCATCGCGTTCGACGGCCGTGAACTGCCCGCCCAGGAGGGCCAGACCGTCGCAGCCGTCCTCTGGGCGGCCGGGATCCTGGCCTGGCGCAGCACCCGCCAGGGCGGCACCCCCCGCGGCGCCTTCTGCGGCATCGGCTCCTGCTACGACTGCCTCGTCACCGTCAACGGCCGCCCCAACCAGCGCGCCTGCCTCGTCCCGGCCCGCCCCGGAGACACCGTCACCACCCAGGAGGGCACCGGCCATGCCGACCTCGCCGTCTGA